A single window of Nicotiana sylvestris chromosome 3, ASM39365v2, whole genome shotgun sequence DNA harbors:
- the LOC138887911 gene encoding uncharacterized protein, translated as MKDNESIQDMHTRFTSIINELHSLGKTIPRNKLVRKILYILPSSWESKVNAITEAKDLHELTIDEFVGNLKTYEMKRNINSERREPKKEKNLVRKVNSNDSSEEDSDMAYLTKKFQKMVRRNGGIMKRGSSSKPKNYDLCHKCGKPGHFIKDCPLLKQKYSKYNLEKAAKWNPVPDKDFKRNRFADNVVKHALAAWTNSSSEFEDETDVGDSSMVAVESEENEYDSIFALMAQSDDDEDDDSSEVNFRDVQRNLKSYSPKKLISLASVLIYAYHSVVEDKDVLTLELGETEQTRDDLVVCVVDLKETICELEKEKFVLTKKITNIEHERDDLVVVVVDHKETIENFRKEREALMKRVTEIEEERDDLLVVIADLRETIEGLGTESKPGNFGKRKEIASEEHIRLENKLNTGIGFQREKTPYNPHSKYVTIPDNWLCTHYGNNGHFKKNCQARGIVKGSSQQWFIDSGYSKHMIGNTMVFLSLKALQGGSVSFGNGKRGYILGVGKVGKSLTHSIENVYYVNGLKYSLLSVSQICDKENKVEFLSKICTVTNLVTSEVVLVAKRYKNIYVADFESIQSSDLSYLKVVDDDVEL; from the exons ATGAAGGACaatgaatctattcaagatatgcacactagattcacctccatcataaatgagttacactcacttggtaAAACCATTCCTAGGaacaagctagtgaggaaaatTCTCTATATCCTGCCCAgttcttgggaaagtaaggtgaatgctattactgaagCAAAGGACCTACATGAGCTGACCATAGACGAGTttgttggaaatctgaagacctacgagatgaagaggaatataaacagtgaaagaagagaaccaaagaaagaaaagaacctagTACGCAAAGTTAATAGCAATGACTCGAGTGAGGAGgacagtgacatggcttacttaaccaaaaaatttcagaagatggtcagaagaaatggaggaaTAATGAAAAGGGGCAGCTCTAGCAAACCAAAGAACTATGATCTCTGCcataagtgtggaaagcctggGCACTTCATCAAAGACTGTCCTCTCCTGAAGCAAAAGTACTCCAAGTACAACCTTGAGAAAGCAGCCAAATGGAACCCGGTTCCTGACAAGGACTTCAAGAGGAATAGATTTGCTGACAATGTGGTGAAACATGCTCTTGCAGCATGGACAAACTCCTCTAGTGAGTTTGAAGATGAAACTGATGTCGGTGATAGCTCCATGGTGGCAGTTGAAAGTGAGGAAAATGAATATGATTCAATttttgctttgatggcccaatcagatgatgatgaagacgatgacagcagtgaagtaaatttcagggatgttcagagaaatctaaaatcctactctcctaagaaactcatATCTTTAGCTAGTGTATTGATTTATGCCTATCATAGCGTTGTGGAGGATAAGGATGTTTTGACCTTAGAGCTAGGAGAAactgaacaaactagagatgatCTGGTAGTATGTGTTGTTGATCTGAAGGAAACCATTTGTGAGTTGGAGAAAGAAAAATTTGTCTTAACCAAAAAAATTACTAACatagaacatgaaagagatgaCTTAGTGGTTGTAGTTGTTGACCATAAGGAAACTATTGAAAActtcagaaaagaaagagaagcCTTGATGAAAAGAGTGACTGAGATTGAGGAAGAAAGAGATGATCTCTTGGTAGTGATTGCAgacctaagggaaacaatagAGGGACTAGGGACTGAGTCAAAACCTGGAAATTTTGGAAAACGAAAGGAGATAGCaagtgaggaacacattaggcttgaaaacaAGTTGAATACT GGAATAGGGTTCCAGAGGGAAAAAACTCCTTATAACCCCCATAGCAAGTATGTTACTATACCAGACAACTGGCTGTGTACCCACTatgggaacaatgggcatttcAAGAAAAATTGTCAAGCCAGG GGAATAGTGAAAGGAAgcagtcaacaatggttcataGATAGTGGATATTCAAAGCACATGATTGGGAACACCATGgtctttctttcactaaaagccctgcaaggagggagtgtatcctttggtaATGGAAAAAGGggatacattcttggagttggaaaagtcgggAAATCACTtactcactctattgagaatgtgtactatgtcaatggtctaaagtacagtctcttgagtgtctctcagATTTGTGATAAAGAAAATAAGGTGgagttcttgtccaagatatgtacagttactaatctggtaactagtgaagtggtacttgtggccaaaagatacaagaacatctatgttgctgatttcgagtccATACAAAGTAGTGATTTGAGCTATCTGaaagttgttgatgatgatgttgaactCTAG
- the LOC104225666 gene encoding probable aquaporin TIP5-1 produces MASLASRLQHSVTPNALRSYVAEFLSTFIFVFAAAGAAMSTRKMTPDATSDPSSLVAVAVANAFALSVAVYISANISGGHVNPAVTFGMAIGGHISIPMSIFYWISQMLGSVMACLVLKCTNQQVQTHGIPHDMTGFGGAVLEGVMTFGLVYTVYAAADPRRCVHGAIGPLAIGLIVGANVMASGPFTGGSMNPAYSFGSAVVKGSFGNQAVYWVGPFIGAAIAGILYDNVVFPSQATESLRGIGGGIAV; encoded by the exons ATGGCGTCCCTTGCTTCCCGCTTGCAGCACTCTGTCACTCCCAATGCCCTCCGATCCTATGTCGCAGAGTTTCTCTCCACTTTCATTTTCGTCTTTGCCGCTGCCGGCGCTGCCATGTCTACCA GGAAAATGACGCCTGATGCGACATCAGATCCATCTAGCCTAGTGGCAGTTGCCGTTGCAAATGCATTTGCATTGTCCGTGGCTGTGTATATATCAGCCAATATCTCGGGCGGTCACGTGAATCCGGCTGTCACGTTCGGAATGGCTATAGGAGGCCATATAAGTATTCCCATGTCCATATTCTACTGGATTTCTCAGATGCTTGGTTCTGTCATGGCCTGCCTTGTTCTGAAATGCACTAATCAG CAAGTTCAAACTCATGGAATTCCGCACGACATGACTGGTTTTGGAGGAGCAGTGCTCGAAGGGGTAATGACATTTGGTTTAGTGTACACAGTTTATGCAGCTGCTGATCCTAGGCGTTGTGTCCACGGAGCAATTGGTCCATTGGCAATTGGGCTTATTGTGGGAGCAAACGTCATGGCTTCAGGCCCATTTACTGGGGGATCAATGAACCCTGCTTACTCATTTGGATCTGCTGTTGTCAAAGGTAGCTTTGGTAATCAAGCAGTGTACTGGGTTGGACCTTTCATTGGTGCAGCTATTGCAGGAATTCTGTATGATAATGTGGTTTTTCCTTCACAAGCGACTGAGTCTTTGAGGGGAATAGGTGGTGGGATTGCTGTTTAA
- the LOC138887910 gene encoding secreted RxLR effector protein 161-like has translation MEASKVIDTPIATATRLDMDGTGSPVNQNMYRGIIGSLLYLTASRPNIVFSVGLCARFQSNPNESHLKVAKNILRYLKGTQDLVLYYPSGDSFNLIGYADADYTGYLVDRKSTSGMAHFLGSCLISWGTRKQNSMALSTVEAEYVVAASCCAQLL, from the coding sequence atggaagcatcaaaagtgataGACACCCCAATTGCAACGgctactcgactggacatggatggaactggatctcctgtgaatcaaaatatgtatagaggcattattgggtctcttcttTATCTCACTGCCAGCAGACCCAATATTGTCTTCAGTGTGgggctatgtgcaaggtttcaatcaaatcccaatgAATCTCATTTGAAGGTTGCCAAAAATATTTTGAGATACCTTAAGGGTACACAGGACCTGGTCTTGTATTACCCCTCAGGTGATAGTTTTAATcttattgggtatgctgatgctgactatacaggttatcttgtggacaggaaaagcacttctggaatggctcactttctaggatcatgtctcatctcttggggcacaaggaagcaaaactcaatggCTCTTTCAACAGTTGAAGCAGAATATGTAGTTGCAGCAtcctgttgtgctcaactcctatGA
- the LOC138887909 gene encoding uncharacterized protein → MVKCEDFVVTQVLVDNGSSANICPLSTLNKLKVDDERIHKNSICVRGFDGGGKDPVGDIVLEITIGPVEFTMEFHVLNVVVSYNLLLGRPWIHAAKAVPSTLHQMVKFEWDRQEIVVHGEDNLCDHSDAIVPFIEFEDDTGPWVYRVFDTVSVEKIPEGK, encoded by the coding sequence atggtgaaatgcgaagatttcgTGGTTACCCAGgtactggtcgacaatggttccagtgcgaacatttgccctctctccactctaaacaagttgaaggtggatgatgaaagaattcacaagaacagtatctgcgttcggggattcgacggtggagggaaagatccAGTCGGAGACATAGTGCTTGAgattacaatagggccagttgaatttaccatggagttccatgTGCTCAATGTGGTTGTTTCTTATaatctgttgttgggtcgaccctggattcatgctgcaaaaGCGGTTCCGTCTACTCTtcatcaaatggtcaaatttgaatgggatagacaggaaattgttgtgcacggcgaggataatttgtgtgaccacagtgatgccattgttccgttcatagagtttgaagacgacacggggccatgggtttatcggGTATTTGatacagtatcggtagagaaaattccagaagggaagtga